AGTGATATTGTGGATGACGCGGTGACCGGTCTCCAGCAGGCGCTGATGCAGAGCGGTAAGCCCCAGGCCGCCATCGATGCGGTGGATACACTTGTGATCAACGTGACAGACAAGGAAAAAGCCGCAAGTATTGTACAGAGAAAAGCAGAGTTCGCCTTTGACCAGGAAGATTACGGGCGCGCGATTGCGCAATACACCCATCTGCTCGAACAGTATCCGGACAGCAAGGTCGCGGCATCAGCCTGGTTTCAGATCGGTATGGCGCATCAATATCAGAACAATCTTCAATCGGCTTTGGACTCTTATACGAACCAATCGCAGCGCTATCCCGCCTCCGGTTCGACTCCGGAGGCTCTGTTCAAATCAGGTGAAAATACTTTACGAACAGGAAAATTATAAAGCAGCCCGGGATAAATTCATAAAAATTGAAAAACAGTACAGCGGCGCTCCTCCAAGCGCACAAGCCCTGTTTATGACCGGCCAGACCTTTTTACAAACGGGTGATTACAAGTCAGCAGGCAAGTACTTTAGCCGGGCGCGTGAAATATCTGATGAGCCGCGGCTTGAACAAAAGGCGGTGCTTGGATTGTGCCGTATCCTCATACACGAACAGCAGTATCAAACCGCCATGCAGCGTCTGAATCAGGTTGTCAATCAGGGAGAAATTGACATCAATGCCGAAGCTCAATTTTTATTGGGTGAGGTTTATCGCGGACAAAACGACCTCCGGGCAGCGGCGGTCGCCTATTTAAAAGTAAATATCTTTACGGCAGTGAAGCCGGCTGGGCCGTGCGGGCGGTCGACCAGGCCGCGCGGTGCTACCAGGAGCCTGGGACGGCTGGATGACGCAAAACGCCTGTATCATTCGATCCTCCAGGACTATCCTGACTTTAACAGCTATACAGACAAGGCCAGAATGAAAATAAAGGAATTGGCGAATCTTTAAGGATCATCACTATGAAATTTCAAATACCAGTCAGCCTGTTGCTGTTATTTTTCATTCCCGCAATGGCGCAAAAAAACGCGGCGCCGGAAACGCGCTTTGACCTCGCATCCGACTCGAGCCGAACGGTGCGCCAGACAACCAAAAAAAGCGCACAAACCAAACTCGAACTTCCTGATGTGGTCATTCTGGGACATGACCGCTATCAACGTCGGGTTTCCAACAAAGTCACCCGCGCCCAGTCCCCGACGCTTCTGCAGCCCGGTTCGCCCTATGATCCCATCACACAATGGTTCACACGGGAAAGCGAAAAACCGCAGGTCTATGCGGATACCAGCCGGATTACCCGTCGCATATGGGGCCGTTTATGGGGCGGCACCTCTACCCGTATCCTCCTGAACGGCGGATACTGGCAGCAGTACGATCCCAGCACCACCTTTCAAGTCAATACGGAAATGGACAACAGTTCAGGCCAGTACACCAACAGTCAGTACCGGACTATGATGATATCCGGACAGGGAGATTACCGGATTAACCGCTCGCTGCACACAAAAACCAAACTGACCTTGTCTGATGACCGTTTTGGTCTGCATCGGCATATTTCTCACAAAGCCGAGCGGAATGCATCAAAAATCAATATATCGACTGAATTAACATTCAAACCCACACAGTCGTCCGAAGGAACCGCAGGAATCGGCTATAATGGACTGTCCCTGCAGAGTGACACCGGACAAACGCAGCTGAAAACATCGGATGCCCTGTATAATTTATTTTTCGATTATACCTTTCATTTTAATTCACTGCAAATCACAGCATCGGGACATCATTTGAATGAACGTCTCCAAACCCCGGATACATTGCACACCCAAAAATTCAATGAACTGAATCTGGCGCTGTTTTATCCGGTTTCCCGACTGATTTCAGCTTCAGCCGGAATTGCCTACCAATCCGCAAAAGCAGACAGCCAATTTAATCAGTTCCGGTTCTCCCCTTATGGCCGGTTCAACCTGATGATATCGAACCGTCTCGGATTAACCGCCATGATTTCCAGCGGCTATGAAATGCATCATTATATCACCCGATGGCAGAATAATCCGTATTTGAACCACGACATTCCGATCATACCGGACAAGAAACAGCTCGGCATCAAGCTCAAGAGCGAGTTTATGATCACAAACGGACTGGAATTCTATTTGATGTTCAAACGCGACTGGTACAGGACCTATTCGGTCTTTCATTCCGACCCTGCATTTCACTTTCCGGATATGATAATGATTCGGGATGTCCGGCTGTCAGAAACCAGCGCCGGAGCCACATGGCAATACAACGACTGGCTGCGGTTCCAGGCATCATTTACCACATATTCAGCATCGTTGAACAATAATCCACTGACTTTGGATGAACTGCCGTATCGTCCCAAGTTTTATCTGCCGTTACGCTGCACACTGCAGCTGGAGCCCGGACTTTGGATCAACCTCATCTCCGAGATCACCGGAGAACGTCACACCGGGTTCTCAGGCTCGGGATCACTGCCGGCTTTTGCGCTGTTGCACCTGGAGGCCAGAAAAAACATTATTCCGCAATTATCAGCTGAATTGACAATATATAACATTTTAAACACATCCTATAAAACCTGGGCTCCGTTTCGAGAACCGGGGATACAGATCATGACCGGTTTACGGGCCAAATTCTAACGCTTTCGAACCACGAATTCTGGAGATTACAGCATGTCACTGTTTCAAATCATTGTCAAGGGCGGGATTGTGATGATCCCGTTGGCATTGTGTTCCATCGCGGCATTTGCTATTTTAATTGAACGTCTGATCACGTTGCGAAAGATGAAAATCAACACCAATTCCTTTGTACTGCAGATCAAGAACATGTTGCTGCGCCGGCGTATTGATGACGCTCTGCATCTGGCTCAGCAGACCCGCGGCCCCATTGCCCGCATCACCATCGCAGGATTGTCCAAACATAATCGTCCGCGCGAAGAAATAAAAGATTCTATTGAAGGCGCCGCCAAATCCCAGGTGTATCACATTGAACGCTACCTGGGCATTCTCGGCACCATTGCGGCGGTCGCCCCGCTCATCGGATTTCTGGGTACGGTAACCGGCATGATCAAGGCATTTATGCAGGTACAGACCCTGGGGGGAAGCGTGGACGCCAGCGTTTTGGCAGGCGGTATCTGGGAAGCGCTTATTTCAACAGCCGCCGGATTGACGGTCGGTATTCCGGCTCTGGTATTCTACAATTGGCTGCAGGCCAAAGTAGAACATTTCGTGTTTGAAATGCAGGAAACATCTACGGATTTAATGGACACCCTTTTGGAACAGGAGAGTTGACATGCACATTGAATCCACTCGTAAACGAATGGTGCTGTTTTCAACCATATCGCTCACGGACATTGTCCTGCTGCTGCTGATCTTTTTTCTCCTGACGTCTTCATTTGTCATTCAGCCGGGCATCAAAGTCCGTCTTCCCAAAGCGGCCGCCGGAGAACAGACAGACAGCAACAAGCTGTTTATCACAATCACCCGGGAACAGCGCATTTTCCTGAATCAGCAGCATATTGATGAAAACGGCCTGGGTAACCGCATCAAACAGCATATTGCCGATCACCCGGAAAGCGTTATCGTGATCCGCGCGGACCAGGACCTGCCGCTGAATGCCATGATCCGCGTTGTGGACATTGCAAAACTGGCAGGCGCGGAACGGTTTATGATTGCAACCCAGTCCATAACCCGGGGGATGTAATGCGGTTGCGTGATTTAAACCCGATGCAGAAAGCTCTTTTGATTTCAGTGGGGGTGCATATCCTGCTTGTTGCGGTTGGTCTTTTGATTCATTCCGGCATCCAACTGCCGGACCACTCGTTTGCGGAAATGGGATTCACGGTCACACAACCGGCCCGGGACCCCGTATCCTCTACGGCGTCATCAGCGGCTGAACCGGCTCCGGAGACAGCTCCGCCCGTTGAACCCGCTGCAGATGAACCGGATGAATCCCCGGTTGATTTGCCGAAACGGCGCATGCTGGAACAGCAGGAACCGGAACTGTCCTCTCCAGGTCACCGCAAACTGACGCCCGGGAACGAGACCACAACGCCTGTCAGCCGTCCGGGCGGCAGCGACGAAAAATCAACAACAGTCTCTCCCGCCAGTGGAGAAAAATCCATGCGGCCCTCGGAATCCCCTCCGTCATCGGTTCTGGGTGATCCGGGCAGCAGCAATACCGGCAGCGGCGAGACCCTGCGGCCTTTTTTCCTGCAGGGCGACGCAGCAGACAGACGCATCGTACAGCAGGTGCTGCCGGAATATCCGGATGATCTGCAGCGCGAGGCCCGAGTGCAGTTGAAATTCACCGTTTACCCGGACGGACGGGTGGGCAGGATCATTCCGATCAAAAAAGCCGGCCCCCAACTGGAGAACCGCGCCATTAACGCATTGAAACAATGGCGGTTTGACGAACTCACTCCGGCTCAGCCGCAAAACAACGTGACCGGGATTATAACATTTATTTTTAAACTTCAATGACATGACCAGGTTTTACTCTGTTTTTTTGTATTTGATGTCAATTCAGTTGAAACATGAACACGGTGCATTCGTATGGAGACATCAGAGACTATTAAAAAAGAAACAAAAACAGAGGTGAAATCATGAAAAAAGTATTACTGCTATTATTCCTTGTCGTGACCCTTCCGGCAGCAGCGGAGGAAACTTTATTTGACGGTCACATCCATCACAGTGGCGGATACGGCGGACCGGTTGTACGTTTCACGGAAATCGGTCCCAATTCTGATATGGGCGTTATAGTCGGCGGCCGCGGCGGCTGGATCATTAACCACAAGTTTATTTTAGGCGGCGGCGGATACGGCCTGACCACAGAACACAACCCTGCGGACTGGGAACCCACTGATTTTCAAACCGATTATCGACTGAATGTCGGTTATGGCGGCATTTTCCTGGGTTATACTCAAAATTCCGATCAGGTTCTGCACTATACCGTAGAAACCATGATCGGATGGGGCGGTGTGAATTACAGCCGGTTCGATGTGGAGCAAGATCCGGACAACGGCGACTCGTTTTTTGTACTGGAGCCGGGCGTCAATCTCGAAGTTAATGTGACAAGTTTTTTCCGGGTGGGAATCGGCGCCACTTATCGGTATATTCAGGGTGTGGATTATTATAGCATAACAAACGAGGACCTTTCCGGTGTGAGCGGCCAAATTATTTTTCGTTTTGGATCATTTTAAAAAAGGGTTTTATGCAGAGCGTTCGTCTTGATGACAATCGTCGATTGAAACTATATCAGGAATCGACCTTGCCGGTTCAAACCGGTGAGGTGCGTTTAAGGATCAATGCCGTTGGAATTTGCGGTTCCGATCTGCACCGCTTTCGCGATGTTACATTCGCAGGTGAAAACAATAAAGGGCTTGTACTCGGGCATGAATTTTCCGCTACGATTCTCGAAATCGGCAAAAATGTTGATGATCTGCAGCCCGGCGACCGCGTAGCGGTCGAACCGGGGATCCACTGCGGCGCCTGTGAATGGTGCGGGAAAGGCCAATACAATTTGTGTGTCAATATAAAGTTTTGCGGCGTCCCTCCGCATGACGGTGCTCTCCGCGACGAGCTGGTCTGGCCCGCACACCTGGTCTACAAGCTGCTGCCTCACATGTCTCATGATGACGGCGTGATGCTGGAACCCCTGGCGATCTGTCTGCACGCCATTGATTTGGCGCATATTAAACCGGGATATACTGCCACGGTACTGGGCGCCGGCCCCATCGGGCTGGGTACGATTCATCTGCTCAAGCAGACCTCCGGATGTCATACGGTCATAGCCTCGGAAATCATAAAAGAACGGCTCAGTATGGCCGAACGTATGGGAGCGGATACCCTTTTAGATGCGAAATACACAGACGTGGTCGCTGCAGTGATGGATCAAACCCAAGGCCGCGGAGTTGATGTGGTATTCGAAGCAGCAGGCCAACCCGACACGTTTGAACAAGCGGTTGAAATCTGCGCACCCGGCGGCAGGGTATTGCTCATCGGCATCCCGGAAGACAACCGGATTCCATTTTCAGCCGCGTCCGCCCGACGCAAAGGCCTGAGCCTGCTCCTGGTGAGACGCTCATTGCTCACCGTGCCGCGCTGCATGCAGTTGATGAACTCGGGGCTGATCAACGTCCGGCCGCTTGTGACGCATCATTTTCCGCTGCAAAAGGCACAGCAGGCATTTGAATGGGTGGACCGATACAAGGATGGGGTAATCAAGGCGGTGATTAACCCATAAATAAAGTCCGGATGCACATCATCATCCGGACGGATTCGATTTACTGCTTTTTTTCCAAAAATTCTTCCAGAGCCTGCGAACCATACACCACAGACGGGCCGCCGCCCATCAGAATAGAAACCCCGATAGTCTCGACAATCTCATCGCGCGTGGTTCCTTTTTCAATGGCATCATGCACGTGAAACGCAATACAGCCGTCACAGCGCACACAAATGGCAATCCCCAATGCGATTAACTCTTTGGTTTTTCCGGTCAAGGCTCCATCCTGTCCACTGGCTTTATGGATCTGCATAAAGCCTTCCATGGTATCCGGACTTTGCTTGGCGTATTTCTGCATCAATGAGTGCACTTGTTCCGTTCAGGATAACTATGTACCATTTCTTCTGCATAGATTCGAGTCAGATGGTTTCATTTTCAAATCGTTTACTCTGCGATTAAAACCATCGTTCGGCACATAAAACAATACCCTGAAATATTGCTATTTCCGAAAATCTGAACTCGCTAATCTTCAACCGTCACAAAATCGATCAGGTTTTCATCCCGGTCTACCCGCGCCAGCTTGACTCGGACTTTTTGACCCAGACGATACTGCTTGCGTGTGTTTTGACCCAGCAGAGCATAGCCGGTTTCATCATAAATATAATAGTCATCCTGCAGATCGGTAACATGCACCAGACCGTCTATAAGATAATCGGGCAGATTTACGAAAAACCCAAAATTCACGATCCGTGAAATCACACCGTCAAACTCGTCACCCAGGTGCTGTTCCATATATTCGACCTGCTTGGCCTTGATGCTGTCGCGTTCCGCTTGTTGCGCTCGAATCTCACATTGTGTTGCGGTTCTGCAGGCGGATTCCAGTTCTTTTTCAGTAATTTTAGCATCCCTGGGATGCGTATGATGATAGAGTTTCAACAACCGGTGAACCAAAAGATCAGGATAACGGCGAATGGGAGATGTAAAATGCGTATAAAATTTGTACGCCAGACCGAAATGTCCGACATTATTGATCGAGTACTTGGCTTTGGTCATGGTACGCAGCAGCGCAGCACTCAACACCGACCGGGCCGGATGATCCTGTATCTGATCGGAAACGGCTTGCAGAGATTTCGGAGTAATTCGTTTGGGTGCTTTGATATGAATGCCAAAAGCGCGCGCCAGACGGATCATATTCAGCACCTCATCCTTATCCGGTTTTTCATGCACCCGATAGACAAAGGGAATATCATTCTCCACTTTCTGTCTCAGAATAACGCCGACATGACGGGCCACGGTTTCATTGGCCAACAGCATAAATTCTTCAACAAGACGATGACTGGCAAAACGTTCATACTTTTTGATTTCGACCGGACTGCCCTTGTCATCGAGCACCACCTTGACCTCATCCGTATCAAAATCGATGCTGCCGCGGGAACGGCGTTTCTTAATCATCATTTTTGACAATTTGAGCATGTCATTTAGCACGGTTTTGTATTCATCATCCGTTTTACCGTCCATGATATCCTGTACTTTGGTATAGGTAAATCGTCGGTTGCTGTGAATCACCGAAGGTTTGATGTCATAAGATATTAATTTGGCCTCCGGAGACAACTGCATGAGTACGCTGAATGCAAGTTTGTCTTTGTT
This genomic window from candidate division KSB1 bacterium contains:
- a CDS encoding carboxymuconolactone decarboxylase family protein; translation: MHSLMQKYAKQSPDTMEGFMQIHKASGQDGALTGKTKELIALGIAICVRCDGCIAFHVHDAIEKGTTRDEIVETIGVSILMGGGPSVVYGSQALEEFLEKKQ
- a CDS encoding tetratricopeptide repeat protein, whose product is MKILYEQENYKAARDKFIKIEKQYSGAPPSAQALFMTGQTFLQTGDYKSAGKYFSRAREISDEPRLEQKAVLGLCRILIHEQQYQTAMQRLNQVVNQGEIDINAEAQFLLGEVYRGQNDLRAAAVAYLKVNIFTAVKPAGPCGRSTRPRGATRSLGRLDDAKRLYHSILQDYPDFNSYTDKARMKIKELANL
- a CDS encoding biopolymer transporter ExbD translates to MHIESTRKRMVLFSTISLTDIVLLLLIFFLLTSSFVIQPGIKVRLPKAAAGEQTDSNKLFITITREQRIFLNQQHIDENGLGNRIKQHIADHPESVIVIRADQDLPLNAMIRVVDIAKLAGAERFMIATQSITRGM
- the rnr gene encoding ribonuclease R, with product MNKFKKKVLNLLSHEPFHAFKTKEIQNQLSLPQQRYQQLKSTLRELVSENKIHRFPKNRFGMGEGIPEVIGELHVNTQGYGFVRPEKGESVFVSQKNMGQALNGDRVKVKLYATSTGKSPEGRIIEVIERATDTFVGTYHKSKKYGYMIPDDVKIQRDLVIAHGDENGAQDGQKVVCRIEHWEHYGLNPGGHVVEVLGWPDDPGVDILSIIHKHRLPLNFPKTVEKQAAAIHEDFSKEIKKRLDLRDKQMFTIDPDDAKDFDDAVSLEPMENGNWRLGVHIADVSHYVPERSALDREAGNRGNSVYLVDRVIPMLPERLSNELCSLEPNKDKLAFSVLMQLSPEAKLISYDIKPSVIHSNRRFTYTKVQDIMDGKTDDEYKTVLNDMLKLSKMMIKKRRSRGSIDFDTDEVKVVLDDKGSPVEIKKYERFASHRLVEEFMLLANETVARHVGVILRQKVENDIPFVYRVHEKPDKDEVLNMIRLARAFGIHIKAPKRITPKSLQAVSDQIQDHPARSVLSAALLRTMTKAKYSINNVGHFGLAYKFYTHFTSPIRRYPDLLVHRLLKLYHHTHPRDAKITEKELESACRTATQCEIRAQQAERDSIKAKQVEYMEQHLGDEFDGVISRIVNFGFFVNLPDYLIDGLVHVTDLQDDYYIYDETGYALLGQNTRKQYRLGQKVRVKLARVDRDENLIDFVTVED
- a CDS encoding alcohol dehydrogenase catalytic domain-containing protein, with the translated sequence MQSVRLDDNRRLKLYQESTLPVQTGEVRLRINAVGICGSDLHRFRDVTFAGENNKGLVLGHEFSATILEIGKNVDDLQPGDRVAVEPGIHCGACEWCGKGQYNLCVNIKFCGVPPHDGALRDELVWPAHLVYKLLPHMSHDDGVMLEPLAICLHAIDLAHIKPGYTATVLGAGPIGLGTIHLLKQTSGCHTVIASEIIKERLSMAERMGADTLLDAKYTDVVAAVMDQTQGRGVDVVFEAAGQPDTFEQAVEICAPGGRVLLIGIPEDNRIPFSAASARRKGLSLLLVRRSLLTVPRCMQLMNSGLINVRPLVTHHFPLQKAQQAFEWVDRYKDGVIKAVINP
- a CDS encoding MotA/TolQ/ExbB proton channel family protein; this encodes MSLFQIIVKGGIVMIPLALCSIAAFAILIERLITLRKMKINTNSFVLQIKNMLLRRRIDDALHLAQQTRGPIARITIAGLSKHNRPREEIKDSIEGAAKSQVYHIERYLGILGTIAAVAPLIGFLGTVTGMIKAFMQVQTLGGSVDASVLAGGIWEALISTAAGLTVGIPALVFYNWLQAKVEHFVFEMQETSTDLMDTLLEQES
- a CDS encoding energy transducer TonB yields the protein MRLRDLNPMQKALLISVGVHILLVAVGLLIHSGIQLPDHSFAEMGFTVTQPARDPVSSTASSAAEPAPETAPPVEPAADEPDESPVDLPKRRMLEQQEPELSSPGHRKLTPGNETTTPVSRPGGSDEKSTTVSPASGEKSMRPSESPPSSVLGDPGSSNTGSGETLRPFFLQGDAADRRIVQQVLPEYPDDLQREARVQLKFTVYPDGRVGRIIPIKKAGPQLENRAINALKQWRFDELTPAQPQNNVTGIITFIFKLQ